The following proteins are co-located in the Triticum aestivum cultivar Chinese Spring chromosome 1A, IWGSC CS RefSeq v2.1, whole genome shotgun sequence genome:
- the LOC123084978 gene encoding uncharacterized protein: MVNSTEPPPATFPSDLTKEGGPREAGGGAVEVDPTPSSAERGRLMSLPSMLKPWGSQRQLRCVPINRHGETIAPDMGSSSNQQYEVRERLQLRLGKVAEASGTGNPAVDKYPEVTEAVSPWLLNAHPGRQHRLAMPSLVATTAASASPQTFERERRSVRADAIKKPQFSVSLSAEEIEEDIYSLTGALLRNRPRGRPRKVQKQIDLLFPGARLSQINMESYRVQDNR, translated from the exons ATGGTGAACTCGACGGAGCCGCCGCCTGCGACTTTCCCATCAGATCTCACCAAGGAAGGTGGTCCTAGGGAGGCGGGTGGTGGGGCCGTGGAGGTAGATCCAACACCGTCGAGTGCCGAACGAGGAAGGCTGATGTCGCTGCCATCAATGCTCAAGCCCTGGGGTAGCCAACGGCAGCTGCGGTGCGTTCCCATCAACCGTCATGGCGAAACCATCGCCCCGGACATGGGATCCTCATCGAATCAGCAATATGAGGTCAGGGAGAGGCTACAACTTCGCCTTGGCAAGGTGGCAGAGGCATCGGGCACCGGCAACCCCGCAGTTGACAAGTACCCTGAGGTCACCGAGGCGGTTTCTCCATGGTTGTTGAATGCCCACCCTGGCCGCCAGCATCGCCTTGCTATGCCATCCCTCGTGGCCACGACCGCGGCGAGTGCGTCGCCGCAGACTTTCGAGCGCGAGCGACGGTCGGTCCGCGCAGATGCGATAAAGAAGCCGCAATTCTCCGTATCACTCTCCGCAGAGGAGATTGAGGAAGACATCTACAGCCTCACCGGCGCACTCCTGCGTAACCGCCCTCGCGGTCGGCCCCGCAAAGTGCAAAAGCAGATCGAT CTGCTATTTCCCGGCGCGCGGTTATCGCAGATCAACATGGAGTCCTACCGGGTGCAGGACAATCGCTGA